A DNA window from Hordeum vulgare subsp. vulgare chromosome 1H, MorexV3_pseudomolecules_assembly, whole genome shotgun sequence contains the following coding sequences:
- the LOC123450639 gene encoding 3-hydroxyindolin-2-one monooxygenase-like — protein sequence MGEVPSDELLLVLVSAALLVTILVMVRRSGSAARVREELLRKLPSPGGWLPVIGHLHMVGSQPHVSLGDLAAKHSRDGLMLLRLGSVPTLIVTSSNAARAVLRTHDDVFASRPHNPATDIIFYGPSDIAFCPYGDHWRQVKKIAMTHLLTANKVRSYRQAREEEACLVVAKLRDAMAAGAALDLGELLSAFSTNIVGHAVCGKSFRQKGHEKLFRELVETNSLLIGGFNVGDYFPELLKLDIIRWMVCGRARRVNKMWDDLLESLIHEHESKPAPALGDDTDYIHDLLSIQKEYNLTREQVKAQLVIMFGAGTDTSYIVMEYAMARLMQNPDLMTKLQAEVRSSIPKGKHMVTEDDLNHLAYLKAVIKETLRLHMPAPLLVPHLAMADCVINGYTIPSGTRVIVNSRAIARDPSSWESAEEFLPERFMQGGSAAAMDYKGNGFLYLPFGTGRRICPGINFAIAAIEIMLANLVYHFDWKLPPGSAERGISMTESFGLTVHRKDKLLLVPLVPQDYET from the exons ATGGGTGAGGTGCCAAGCGATGAGCTCCTGCTAGTCCTGGTCTCTGCCGCCCTCTTGGTGACCATCCTCGTGATGGTGCGCCGCTCGGGGAGTGCTGCGAGAGTGAGAGAAGAGTTGCTGCGCAAGCTGCCATCTCCTGGCGGCTGGCTTCCCGTGATCGGCCACCTGCACATGGTTGGCTCCCAGCCACACGTCTCCCTTGGCGACCTCGCCGCCAAGCACAGCCGCGACGGCCTCATGCTCCTCCGCCTCGGCTCTGTCCCGACGCTCATTGTCACCTCGTCGAACGCCGCGCGGGCGGTGCTCCGCACGCACGATGACGTCTTCGCTTCTCGGCCCCACAACCCCGCCACCGACATCATATTCTACGGCCCCAGTGACATCGCCTTCTGCCCCTACGGCGACCACTGGAGGCAGGTGAAGAAGATCGCCATGACGCACCTCCTCACCGCCAACAAGGTCCGCTCCTACCGCCAGGCGCGCGAGGAGGAGGCGTGTCTGGTCGTGGCCAAGCTCCGCGATGCGATGGCCGCAGGGGCCGCCCTAGACCTGGGCGAGCTGCTCAGTGCCTTCTCCACCAACATCGTGGGCCACGCCGTGTGCGGCAAGTCCTTCAGGCAGAAAGGCCACGAGAAGCTCTTCAGGGAGCTGGTGGAGACCAACTCCTTGCTCATTGGCGGCTTCAACGTGGGGGACTACTTCCCGGAGCTGCTGAAGCTGGACATCATCAGGTGGATGGTTTGCGGCAGGGCCAGGAGAGTGAACAAGATGTGGGACGACTTGCTCGAAAGCCTCATCCATGAACATGAGAGCAAGCCGGCGCCGGCGTTGGGCGACGACACCGACTACATCCACGACTTGCTTTCGATTCAGAAAGAGTACAACCTCACAAGGGAGCAGGTCAAAGCTCAGTTGGTG ATCATGTTTGGAGCTGGCACGGACACATCATACATAGTGATGGAATACGCCATGGCTCGGCTCATGCAAAACCCCGACCTCATGACCAAGCTACAGGCCGAGGTGAGGAGTAGCATACCCAAGGGGAAACACATGGTCACAGAGGACGATCTTAACCATCTGGCCTACCTAAAGGCCGTGATCAAGGAGACACTCCGGCTTCACATGCCTGCGCCGCTTCTGGTGCCCCATCTCGCCATGGCCGACTGCGTCATAAACGGCTACACCATACCGTCCGGGACGCGCGTCATCGTCAATAGCCGGGCTATCGCGAGGGATCCCAGCAGCTGGGAGAGCGCGGAGGAGTTCCTGCCTGAGCGCTTCATGCAAGGCGGCAGTGCTGCGGCCATGGATTATAAGGGGAACGGTTTCCTCTACCTGCCGTTCGGGACGGGGCGGAGGATATGCCCCGGTATAAACTTCGCCATTGCcgccattgaaatcatgctagcCAATCTCGTGTACCACTTCGACTGGAAGCTGCCACCGGGATCAGCGGAACGGGGGATAAGTATGACAGAATCATTTGGGCTCACCGTGCACCGCAAGGACAAGCTCCTCCTTGTCCCTCTGGTACCACAAGATTATGAGACATAA
- the LOC123450919 gene encoding probable cinnamyl alcohol dehydrogenase 5 has product MTARKAVGLAALESSGHLSPLAITRRSTGAEDVAIKILYCGICHSDLHSIKNEWKNARYPMIPGHEIAGEVSEVGKKVTRFAAGDRVGVGCMVNSCGSCESCAKGCENHCPAMAFTYNSFDDSGSGTNAVTYGGYSSMVVVKERFVVRFPEAMPLDKGAPLLCAGITVYSPMKHHGLNIPGLHLGVVGLGGLGHMAVKFGKAFGMKVTVISSSPGKKEEALGRLGADAFVVSNNADEMKAAMSTMDGIINTVSANMPIAPLLGLLKPNGKMVMVGLPENSIQLPPFALVATNKTLAGSCMGGMSETQEMLDLAAKHGVTADIEVIRADYVNTAMDRLAKADVRYRFVIDIGNTLQKAITEAADLLTAA; this is encoded by the exons ATGACGGCCAGGAAGGCGGTGGGTCTGGCCGCGCTCGAGAGCTCCGGCCACCTCTCCCCTCTCGCCATAACCCGGAG GAGCACTGGAGCTGAGGATGTGGCGATAAAGATTCTCTACTGCGGGATATGCCACTCTGACCTGCACAGCATTAAGAACGAGTGGAAAAACGCTAGGTACCCGATGATCCCTGGGCACGAGATCGCCGGCGAGGTCAGCGAGGTGGGCAAGAAGGTGACCAGGTTCGCGGCCGGCGACCGCGTGGGCGTCGGGTGCATGGTGAACTCGTGCGGGTCGTGCGAGAGCTGTGCCAAGGGCTGCGAGAACCACTGCCCGGCCATGGCCTTCACCTACAACTCGTTCGACGACAGCGGCAGCGGCACCAACGCCGTCACCTACGGCGGCTACTCAAGcatggtggtggtgaaggagcGCTTCGTTGTCCGGTTCCCGGAAGCCATGCCGCTGGACAAGGGCGCCCCGCTGCTCTGCGCCGGCATCACCGTGTACAGCCCCATGAAGCACCACGGGCTCAACATCCCCGGGCTGCACCTCGGCGTTGTGGGGCTGGGCGGGCTGGGCCACATGGCCGTCAAGTTCGGCAAGGCGTTTGGGATGAAGGtaacggtgatcagctcgtcgcccgggaagaaggaggaggccctcggGCGGCTCGGCGCCGacgcgttcgtcgtcagcaacaaCGCCGACGAGATGAAGGCCGCGATGAGCACCATGGATGGCATCATCAACACCGTGTCTGCAAACATGCCCATAGCCCCTCTCCTCGGCTTGCTCAAGCCCAACGGCAAGATGGTCATGGTCGGCCTCCCGGAGAATTCCATCCAGCTCCCTCCCTTCGCTCTCGTTGCCA CGAACAAGACCCTGGCGGGGAGCTGCATGGGCGGCATGAGCGAGACCCAGGAGATGCTGGACCTCGCGGCCAAGCACGGCGTGACGGCCGACATCGAGGTCATCCGTGCCGACTATGTCAACACGGCCATGGACCGCCTCGCCAAGGCTGATGTAAGGTATCGCTTCGTCATCGACATCGGCAACACCCTCCAAAAGGCCATCACCGAGGCAGCCGACCTACTCACCGCTGCTTAA